The following coding sequences lie in one Arachis ipaensis cultivar K30076 chromosome B05, Araip1.1, whole genome shotgun sequence genomic window:
- the LOC107641035 gene encoding uncharacterized protein LOC107641035: MEVGNGRRTLFWEDNWVQGGPLKASFPRLFSISNQQGSVIRECGFWDGLDWVWNFQWRRELFQWESELVHHLHERLRPVKLSTGREDNVIWKFDQKGIFSTNSFLQVLQSETLSDEITSYNFTSSIWRGVVPPRIELFGWFVLVGRVNTKERLSRLGIVLNSDNICAWDRDWTIPGTMKELFESWTTMHYRKETQKTWLTGFFAVIWNIWLERNARIFKNKETGVDIIKRKSFFSYKEWTDNDPFGC; the protein is encoded by the exons ATGGAAGTAGGGAATGGAAGGAGAACACTCTTCTGGGAAGATAACTGGGTCCAAGGTGGCCCCCTGAAAGCAAGTTTTCCAAGGCTCTTCTCTATTTCAAACCAGCAGGGATCTGTGATTAGGGAGTGTGGGTTTTGGGACGGGTTAGATTGGGTTTGGAATTTTCAGTGGAGGAGAGAGTTGTTCCAATGGGAATCGGAACTTGTCCATCATCTTCATGAGAGATTAAGGCCAGTAAAGCTATCAACTGGTAGAGAGGATAATGTTATTTGGAAGTTTGATCAAAAAGGTATTTTTTCTACTAATTCTTTTCTGCAGGTACTACAATCGGAGACTTTATCAGACGAGATTACGAGCTATAATTTCACTAGTTCAATTTGGAGAGGGGTGGTACCTCCGCGAATTGAGCTCTTTGGATGGTTTGTGCTAGTTGGTAGAGTTAATACAAAAGAAAGGTTAAGTAGACTAGGCATTGTTCTTAACAGTGATAATATTTGT GCTTGGGATAGAGATTGGACTATTCCTGGCACCATGAAAGAACTGTTTGAGAGTTGGACTACCATGCACTATAGGAAAGAAACGCAGAAGACTTGGCTGACTGGGTTCTTTGCAGTGATCTGGAACATCTGGTTGGAGCGCAATGCGAGAATTTTCAAGAATAAAGAAACAGGTGTTGATATCATAAAGAGAAAGTCGTTTTTTAGCTACAAAGAATGGACTGATAATGATccttttggttgttga
- the LOC107644030 gene encoding protein farnesyltransferase subunit beta isoform X2: MPIGHGFVTGSFTRLLCWENPSAMNSKTTLSSFSTADPNGGFAGGPGQMPHLATTYAAVNTLITLGGDKSLASINRDKLYGFLRRMKQPNGGFRMHVEGEIDVRACYTAISVASVLNILDEELTQNVGDYILSCQTYEGGIAGEPGSEAHGGYTFCGLAAMILIGEVNRLDLPRLVEWTVFRQGKECGFQGRTNKLVDGCYSFWQGGAVALLQRLYSIINKQMAEVSNISGIPEEKVCLHGTSSDAASHLWHEGMSESCSADFKNIGYNFINDWRAKDPLFHSIALQQYILLCAQEQDGGLRDKPGKRRDHYHTCYCLSGLSLCQYSWSKHPDSPPLPKAVLGPYSNLLEPIHPLYNVVLERYREAHEFFVGVS, from the exons ATGCCAA TCGGCCATGGCTTTGTTACTGGATCATTCACTCGATTGCTTTGTTGGGAGAATCCATCGGCGATGAACTCCAAGACAACACTGTCGAGTTTCTCAACCGCT GATCCAAATGGTGGTTTTGCTGGGGGACCAGGCCAG ATGCCTCATCTTGCCACAACATATGCTGCTGTCAATACCCTTATTACTTTGGGTGGTGATAAATCTTTAGCATCCATTAATAG AGATAAACTGTATGGGTTTCTACGGCGGATGAAACAACCAAATGGCGGATTCAG GATGCATGTTGAAGGAGAAATTGATGTTCGAGCTTGCTACACGGCCATTTCT GTCGCAAGTGTTTTGAACATTTTGGATGAAGAGCTGACCCAGAATGTTGGGGACTACATTCTAAG CTGTCAAACTTATGAGGGTGGCATTGCTGGTGAGCCAGGTTCTGAGGCTCATGGTGG GTACACCTTTTGTGGATTGGCTGCAATGATTTTGATTGGGGAGGTTAATCGCTTGGATCTGCCTCGATTAGTT GAATGGACAGTATTCCGGCAAGGTAAGGAGTGTGGATTCCAGGGGAGAACAAACAAATTGGTGGACGGATGCTATTCCTTTTGGCAG GGAGGTGCTGTTGCACTATTACAAAGATTATATTCTATTATTAACAAACAAATGGCCGAAGTCTCAAATATTTCTGGCATACCTGAGGAGAAAGTCTGTCTGCATGGAACCTCCAGTGATGCAGCATCCCATCTCTGGCATGAAG GCATGAGTGAATCCTGTTCAGCTGATTTTAAGAATATAGGTTATAACTTCATTAATGACTGGAGAGCAAAGGATCCACTGTTTCACAGCATTGCCTTGCAGCAATATATTCTTCTATGCGCACAG GAGCAAGATGGTGGACTTCGAGACAAACCAGGTAAACGCAGAGACCACTATCACACATGTTACTGTTTGAGTGGACTTTCATTGTGCCAGTATAGCTGGTCAAAGCACCCAGATTCTCCACCTCTACCTAAGGCAGTGTTGGGCCCTTACTCCAATCTTTTAGAACCTATACACCCTCTCTATAATGTTGTTTTAGAGCGATATCGTGAAGCTCATGAATTCTTCGTTGGTGTATCATGA
- the LOC107644030 gene encoding protein farnesyltransferase subunit beta isoform X1, with the protein MDEMTSSSPTVSQRDQWMVESQVFQIYQLFATIPPNAQSLMLELQRDKHIEFLTKGLRHLGPNFSVLDANRPWLCYWIIHSIALLGESIGDELQDNTVEFLNRCKDPNGGFAGGPGQMPHLATTYAAVNTLITLGGDKSLASINRDKLYGFLRRMKQPNGGFRMHVEGEIDVRACYTAISVASVLNILDEELTQNVGDYILSCQTYEGGIAGEPGSEAHGGYTFCGLAAMILIGEVNRLDLPRLVEWTVFRQGKECGFQGRTNKLVDGCYSFWQGGAVALLQRLYSIINKQMAEVSNISGIPEEKVCLHGTSSDAASHLWHEGMSESCSADFKNIGYNFINDWRAKDPLFHSIALQQYILLCAQEQDGGLRDKPGKRRDHYHTCYCLSGLSLCQYSWSKHPDSPPLPKAVLGPYSNLLEPIHPLYNVVLERYREAHEFFVGVS; encoded by the exons ATGGATGAAATGACATCATCGAGTCCAACAGTGAGCCAGCGTGACCAGTGGATGGTTGAGTCGCAAGTGTTCCAGATTTACCAGCTCTTCGCGACGATCCCTCCCAACGCCCAATCACTCAT GTTGGAGCTGCAGCGCGATAAGCACATCGAGTTTCTCACCAAAGGCCTTCGCCATCTCGGTCCCAACTTTTCCGTTCTTGATGCCAA TCGGCCATGGCTTTGTTACTGGATCATTCACTCGATTGCTTTGTTGGGAGAATCCATCGGCGATGAACTCCAAGACAACACTGTCGAGTTTCTCAACCGCTGcaag GATCCAAATGGTGGTTTTGCTGGGGGACCAGGCCAG ATGCCTCATCTTGCCACAACATATGCTGCTGTCAATACCCTTATTACTTTGGGTGGTGATAAATCTTTAGCATCCATTAATAG AGATAAACTGTATGGGTTTCTACGGCGGATGAAACAACCAAATGGCGGATTCAG GATGCATGTTGAAGGAGAAATTGATGTTCGAGCTTGCTACACGGCCATTTCT GTCGCAAGTGTTTTGAACATTTTGGATGAAGAGCTGACCCAGAATGTTGGGGACTACATTCTAAG CTGTCAAACTTATGAGGGTGGCATTGCTGGTGAGCCAGGTTCTGAGGCTCATGGTGG GTACACCTTTTGTGGATTGGCTGCAATGATTTTGATTGGGGAGGTTAATCGCTTGGATCTGCCTCGATTAGTT GAATGGACAGTATTCCGGCAAGGTAAGGAGTGTGGATTCCAGGGGAGAACAAACAAATTGGTGGACGGATGCTATTCCTTTTGGCAG GGAGGTGCTGTTGCACTATTACAAAGATTATATTCTATTATTAACAAACAAATGGCCGAAGTCTCAAATATTTCTGGCATACCTGAGGAGAAAGTCTGTCTGCATGGAACCTCCAGTGATGCAGCATCCCATCTCTGGCATGAAG GCATGAGTGAATCCTGTTCAGCTGATTTTAAGAATATAGGTTATAACTTCATTAATGACTGGAGAGCAAAGGATCCACTGTTTCACAGCATTGCCTTGCAGCAATATATTCTTCTATGCGCACAG GAGCAAGATGGTGGACTTCGAGACAAACCAGGTAAACGCAGAGACCACTATCACACATGTTACTGTTTGAGTGGACTTTCATTGTGCCAGTATAGCTGGTCAAAGCACCCAGATTCTCCACCTCTACCTAAGGCAGTGTTGGGCCCTTACTCCAATCTTTTAGAACCTATACACCCTCTCTATAATGTTGTTTTAGAGCGATATCGTGAAGCTCATGAATTCTTCGTTGGTGTATCATGA